A DNA window from Nitrospira sp. contains the following coding sequences:
- a CDS encoding UDP-N-acetylmuramoylalanine--D-glutamate ligase (MaGe:77309260), which yields MVSEDVMQLKSTKVTVVGLARSGVAAARLLQAVGAHVTVADRKERGELGPAFAQLEGTPVEVIVGSRYETALESAELVVISPGVPYRMEALERVRRRGVKVISELELASRFVSAPMLALTGTNGKSTTVTLIGKMLQDSGKRVFVGGNLGTALSEAAMPMVLASQQGLPNPFDVLVVEVSSFQLETVEQFHPWIAGLLNVTVDHQDRYESIDEYVAAKRRIFESQKQTDYALFNLDDQRVAALRHHVKARVLGFTRQSALPVDVTGGTYLDGDRLMTTVMGARQEICRRQEIKIIGDHNVENAMVAATYALLGGGSLESVRRVLQTFPGLEHALEIVRDRRGVRFVNDSKGTNVDATLKAIESIDQPLWLIAGGRDKGGDFSRLAPAIRRRVKGLILIGEAAPLIAQAMDGFPAVSRAATLKEAVQTAADSAASGGVVLFSPACASFDMFADYQDRGRQFKALVQSLPA from the coding sequence ATGGTGAGCGAAGACGTCATGCAATTGAAGAGTACGAAGGTCACGGTGGTTGGGTTGGCCCGCAGCGGCGTCGCTGCCGCGCGGTTGCTCCAGGCCGTCGGCGCCCACGTTACCGTGGCCGACCGGAAAGAGCGGGGCGAGCTCGGTCCAGCCTTCGCGCAATTAGAGGGCACGCCTGTCGAAGTCATAGTCGGCAGCCGGTACGAAACGGCGTTGGAGTCGGCTGAACTTGTCGTCATCAGTCCCGGCGTGCCCTATCGGATGGAGGCGCTGGAGCGGGTGCGGCGGCGTGGTGTGAAGGTGATTAGCGAGTTGGAATTGGCGTCGCGATTTGTCTCGGCTCCGATGCTGGCGCTGACTGGAACCAACGGCAAAAGCACGACCGTCACGCTGATCGGGAAAATGCTGCAAGACAGCGGGAAGCGGGTGTTTGTCGGAGGAAATCTCGGCACGGCGCTGAGCGAAGCAGCCATGCCAATGGTGCTGGCGTCGCAGCAGGGATTGCCCAATCCGTTCGATGTTCTCGTGGTGGAGGTCTCCAGCTTTCAGTTGGAGACGGTCGAGCAATTCCATCCCTGGATCGCCGGGCTTCTGAATGTGACGGTGGATCATCAGGACCGCTACGAGTCGATCGACGAATATGTGGCGGCGAAGCGGCGCATTTTCGAAAGCCAGAAGCAGACCGACTATGCCCTCTTCAACCTGGACGATCAACGCGTGGCAGCGCTTCGACACCATGTCAAAGCCAGAGTGTTGGGATTCACGAGGCAATCGGCGCTGCCGGTGGACGTCACCGGTGGCACGTATCTGGATGGCGATCGACTCATGACGACGGTGATGGGCGCGCGGCAGGAGATCTGCCGGCGGCAGGAGATCAAGATCATCGGCGATCACAACGTGGAGAACGCGATGGTGGCCGCCACCTATGCGCTGCTGGGCGGTGGTTCGCTTGAATCGGTCAGGCGGGTTCTTCAGACCTTCCCGGGCCTGGAGCATGCGCTGGAAATTGTGCGGGATCGCCGCGGAGTCCGGTTCGTCAACGATTCCAAGGGAACGAATGTCGATGCCACCCTCAAAGCGATTGAAAGTATCGATCAACCCCTGTGGTTGATTGCCGGCGGCCGCGACAAGGGTGGAGATTTTTCTCGCCTCGCGCCGGCCATTCGCCGGCGTGTGAAGGGGCTGATTTTGATCGGAGAGGCGGCACCGTTGATTGCGCAGGCGATGGACGGATTCCCTGCGGTCAGCCGGGCGGCCACATTGAAGGAGGCGGTGCAGACGGCGGCCGACAGTGCCGCATCCGGCGGCGTCGTGCTGTTTTCTCCGGCCTGCGCCAGTTTCGACATGTTCGCGGATTATCAGGACCGGGGCCGGCAGTTTAAGGCCCTCGTGCAATCGTTGCCGGCCTAA
- a CDS encoding S-adenosyl-dependent methyltransferase activity on membrane-located substrate (Evidence 2a : Function from experimental evidences in other organisms; PubMedId 10493123, 20042184, 2187182, 6350821; Product type e : enzyme; MaGe:77309266) — protein MGYGGHSKKLLETAGNKAVLVGIDRDEEALTYSKVRLAEFGARAILIRGDFVDVKRLLRTVDVSAVDGALFDLGVSSPQLDDPSRGFSFQKDGPLDMRMDQSMGATAGQLVNALPESELADLIFQYGEERFSRRIARAIVRARERQALASTQDLTAVIKDSVPAAYRRGRIHCATRTFQALRIAVNRELDVLEPAIRDAVDMLRPGGRLAVISFHSLEDRIVKHTFRDLAERPHPLVAVLTKKPQVPSEAECQANPRARSAKLRVVERLAKESMQ, from the coding sequence GTGGGGTATGGTGGGCATAGCAAGAAGTTGCTTGAAACGGCTGGAAATAAAGCCGTTCTTGTCGGGATTGATCGAGATGAGGAAGCGCTCACCTATTCTAAGGTGCGCCTTGCCGAGTTTGGCGCGCGTGCAATTCTGATCAGGGGAGACTTCGTCGACGTGAAACGGCTATTGCGAACGGTCGACGTTTCCGCAGTTGACGGAGCTCTGTTTGATCTTGGGGTGTCTTCACCTCAGTTGGACGATCCGAGCCGAGGGTTCAGTTTTCAGAAAGATGGCCCGCTGGATATGCGTATGGATCAATCGATGGGGGCAACGGCCGGCCAGTTGGTGAATGCATTGCCGGAGTCGGAATTGGCGGATCTCATTTTTCAGTATGGCGAAGAGCGATTCTCCCGCCGCATTGCGCGTGCGATTGTTCGTGCCCGCGAGCGGCAGGCGCTGGCTTCGACGCAGGATTTGACCGCGGTGATCAAGGACTCCGTGCCCGCTGCGTATCGGCGCGGGCGCATCCACTGCGCGACAAGGACGTTTCAGGCGCTGCGCATTGCGGTCAATCGTGAGTTGGATGTGCTTGAGCCAGCGATCCGTGACGCGGTCGACATGTTGCGGCCCGGCGGTCGTCTCGCAGTCATTTCGTTTCATTCGCTCGAAGATCGAATTGTGAAGCATACGTTCCGCGATTTAGCGGAGCGGCCGCATCCTCTGGTGGCGGTGCTGACCAAGAAGCCTCAGGTCCCTTCCGAGGCAGAGTGTCAGGCGAATCCTCGCGCGCGTAGCGCCAAGTTGCGGGTCGTTGAGCGTCTGGCGAAGGAGTCTATGCAATGA
- a CDS encoding Cell division protein FtsQ (MaGe:77309254), whose product MKNWTVARRNAQKPDGPRQNQWKGDRSNQAANQSRVARRAQVAAKGRQFIRWSAIGVGAVLVGWGLVVGVQRSGPLLQRLLEIKTVTVEGAHQIGKQELVDRLALKPGTPLHHIVTTAIKERVESHPWVKDAVVTRVLFHELHISVVERKPAAIVHANSENFLSDDEGHVLARLGQDDNVMFPMVTGLGSRELLRGDAAARRAVKSGIELARLVGQSIEGRLQVNAANPANLVASVRGVQFQFGEEAVSDQWERFQRIKPSLKTVTFDGHGRSGNEIDLRYENRVIVRERG is encoded by the coding sequence ATGAAAAACTGGACGGTCGCGCGCCGCAATGCGCAGAAGCCGGATGGCCCCCGGCAGAATCAATGGAAAGGGGATCGCTCCAATCAGGCCGCGAATCAGAGCCGTGTGGCTCGCCGCGCGCAGGTGGCGGCGAAGGGCCGGCAGTTCATTCGATGGAGTGCGATTGGGGTCGGTGCGGTGCTGGTTGGCTGGGGCTTGGTCGTTGGCGTGCAGCGCTCAGGCCCGTTGCTTCAGCGCCTCCTCGAGATCAAGACGGTGACGGTTGAAGGGGCGCATCAGATCGGAAAGCAGGAGCTGGTGGATCGGCTGGCCCTCAAGCCTGGAACCCCGCTTCACCACATCGTGACGACGGCGATAAAGGAACGGGTGGAGTCTCATCCCTGGGTGAAGGATGCGGTGGTGACTCGGGTGCTGTTTCATGAGCTGCATATTTCCGTGGTCGAGCGCAAACCCGCGGCGATCGTGCACGCCAATTCGGAAAACTTCTTGAGCGATGACGAGGGGCATGTGCTGGCGCGATTGGGGCAGGACGACAACGTGATGTTTCCGATGGTCACGGGCTTGGGCTCCCGGGAGCTGTTGCGCGGGGATGCGGCGGCGCGCCGGGCGGTCAAGTCCGGCATTGAACTGGCGCGATTAGTCGGGCAGAGCATCGAGGGGCGTTTGCAAGTGAACGCCGCGAATCCTGCCAACCTGGTGGCCTCCGTCCGGGGCGTGCAGTTTCAATTCGGTGAAGAGGCGGTGAGCGATCAATGGGAGCGATTTCAACGAATCAAGCCGTCGCTCAAGACGGTGACGTTCGATGGGCATGGCCGGAGCGGGAATGAAATCGATCTGCGATACGAGAATCGTGTGATTGTGCGAGAGAGGGGGTGA
- a CDS encoding UDP-N-acetylmuramoyl-L-alanyl-D-glutamate--2,6-diaminopimelate ligase (MaGe:77309263): MMTLEQLTESLRGQVEVLEQWGDRQVSLAAITDDSRAVQAGSLFVAVKGEQVDGHRYISSALAAGAAAVVMQEPVAGIDRPHVRVSDSRKALGYLGSRFYGDPSGRLRMIGITGTNGKTTTAYVCKALLEAVGGTIGLIGTVAYQIGCEIVPASHTTPGALELQQLLKRMVDSGCSAAVMEVSSHALAQDRVSGSEYDVAVFSNLTQDHLDFHKTMEEYFQAKLRLFTGLTGTKKPNKRAIVNSDDPSGVRIASLCAAPVWTYGIKGKADLRAERVQLSLDGTTFMAATPAGTFPVDSHLVGEHNVYNMLAAIGVALHEGATVDQVRQAVPRVTNVPGRFERVMAGQPFTVVVDYAHTEDALVRLLSAAQALKAGRIITVFGCGGDRDRGKRPKMGRAAVQYSDVVILTSDNPRTENPLSILDEVEVGVREALQQRPHVTYRKVADRREAIAVAMRAAQPGDMVLIAGKGHEDYQIIGTKKFHFDDREVARDAIRELTNCA; this comes from the coding sequence ATGATGACCTTGGAACAATTGACGGAGTCGTTGCGCGGGCAGGTCGAGGTTCTTGAGCAGTGGGGGGATCGCCAGGTGTCGCTGGCTGCTATTACCGACGATTCCAGAGCGGTCCAGGCGGGAAGTCTCTTTGTTGCTGTGAAGGGCGAGCAGGTCGATGGCCACCGCTATATTTCTTCCGCGCTCGCAGCCGGGGCGGCGGCCGTGGTGATGCAGGAGCCGGTTGCCGGGATCGATCGTCCGCACGTGCGGGTTTCGGATTCACGCAAGGCGCTGGGGTATTTGGGAAGCCGGTTTTATGGCGATCCATCCGGACGCCTGCGAATGATCGGCATTACCGGAACGAATGGAAAGACGACGACGGCCTATGTGTGCAAGGCCTTGCTGGAAGCTGTTGGAGGCACGATCGGTTTGATCGGAACCGTGGCGTATCAGATCGGGTGCGAGATCGTTCCGGCGTCCCATACCACGCCGGGCGCGCTGGAGTTGCAGCAACTTTTGAAGCGAATGGTTGACAGTGGCTGCTCGGCAGCGGTGATGGAAGTGTCGTCGCACGCGCTTGCGCAGGATCGCGTGAGCGGAAGCGAGTATGACGTCGCCGTGTTTTCGAATTTGACCCAGGATCATCTCGATTTCCATAAGACGATGGAAGAATATTTTCAGGCCAAGCTGCGGCTGTTTACAGGATTGACTGGGACCAAAAAGCCGAACAAGCGGGCGATCGTCAACAGCGACGACCCCAGCGGGGTCCGCATCGCGTCTCTCTGCGCCGCGCCGGTGTGGACATACGGAATCAAGGGCAAGGCCGACCTTCGGGCGGAGCGCGTGCAGCTTTCTCTCGACGGCACCACGTTTATGGCGGCGACGCCCGCCGGGACCTTTCCGGTCGACAGCCATCTGGTCGGCGAGCACAACGTCTACAACATGCTGGCAGCCATCGGCGTGGCTTTGCACGAAGGCGCGACGGTCGATCAGGTGCGGCAGGCCGTGCCCCGCGTTACCAATGTGCCTGGGCGATTCGAGCGTGTCATGGCCGGGCAGCCGTTTACCGTCGTCGTGGATTACGCCCATACGGAAGACGCACTGGTTCGGTTGCTGTCCGCTGCGCAGGCGTTGAAGGCTGGCCGGATCATTACCGTGTTCGGGTGCGGAGGAGATCGAGATCGCGGGAAGCGGCCCAAGATGGGGCGCGCGGCCGTTCAGTACAGCGACGTGGTTATCCTGACATCGGATAACCCGCGCACGGAAAATCCTTTATCGATTCTGGATGAAGTGGAAGTCGGCGTGCGGGAAGCGCTGCAACAGCGGCCGCACGTGACCTATCGGAAGGTAGCCGATCGGCGTGAAGCGATTGCCGTCGCCATGCGGGCCGCCCAGCCAGGCGACATGGTGCTCATTGCCGGGAAGGGGCATGAGGACTATCAAATTATCGGGACAAAAAAGTTTCATTTTGACGACCGTGAAGTCGCCCGCGATGCGATCCGTGAGTTGACAAATTGCGCCTGA
- a CDS encoding hypothetical protein (Evidence 4 : Unknown function but conserved in other organisms; MaGe:77309265) has protein sequence MKMLAVTAGLCLVFVFVWERVDTVRLGYQVERLKHEKVVLERERDELKVKFSALSSPDRIAKVATEKFGMSLPQPGQVVMVQSKSKDSPASAAELRIARNDVLDGRR, from the coding sequence ATGAAAATGCTCGCTGTGACAGCCGGGCTTTGTCTGGTGTTCGTGTTTGTGTGGGAGCGGGTGGATACGGTGCGTCTGGGATATCAGGTTGAGCGGTTGAAGCATGAGAAGGTAGTGCTCGAGCGGGAACGCGATGAGCTGAAGGTCAAGTTCTCAGCGCTGAGCTCGCCCGATCGGATTGCGAAGGTTGCGACCGAAAAGTTTGGAATGAGTTTGCCGCAGCCTGGCCAGGTTGTGATGGTGCAATCGAAATCAAAGGACTCGCCTGCCTCCGCAGCGGAACTGCGGATTGCCAGGAACGATGTATTGGACGGGAGGCGATAG
- a CDS encoding UDP-N-acetylmuramoyl-tripeptide--D-alanyl-D-alanine ligase (MaGe:77309262), producing MPLLTGEELREVISVKMLSGDASRWAKQRIRQLSLDSRAIRAGELFIAIRGDRFDGHDYVAAALSLGAAGVIVQDNYAVTPALLKAGAKSAPPFILGVRDPLFAYQQLATHHRSRFNIPLVAVTGSNGKTTTKDMVASVMGQRWRVLKTESNFNNRIGVPHTLLRLTDRHEAAVIEMGVDNIGQTTRLCEIARPTIGIITNIGPDHLEFFGSMEGSAQAKAELLDLLPPEGTAVLNADDPYFDYLAARARCRVLSFGYSSKADVQALQEKSDGFDGTVFRLLLPGKMRHTIVRMKVQGSHNVANALAAAAVGTVLGLSGADIAQGLSRFRPAAMRSQMVMSQGIRVINDCYNANPASMKAAVQLLAQSGAGRKTIAVLGDMLELGPGALRMHEEVGAFVAEQGISHLIASGTLGRGLAEGARRAGMEPARVLEVADAAAAAAATKAMAAAGDVVLVKASRGMKMEQVVSALQGVKRVSTKAS from the coding sequence ATGCCGCTCTTAACCGGCGAAGAGCTTCGAGAAGTGATCAGCGTCAAAATGCTGTCCGGCGATGCGTCTCGATGGGCGAAACAACGTATTCGACAGCTCAGTCTCGACTCGCGGGCCATCCGCGCGGGCGAGCTCTTTATCGCGATTCGAGGCGATCGATTCGACGGTCATGACTATGTGGCGGCGGCGCTCTCCCTGGGCGCTGCCGGCGTCATTGTGCAGGACAACTATGCCGTTACTCCGGCCTTGTTGAAGGCGGGAGCCAAGTCGGCGCCGCCCTTCATCCTGGGCGTGCGAGATCCGCTCTTCGCCTATCAGCAGCTGGCCACGCATCACCGCAGCCGGTTCAACATTCCTCTGGTGGCCGTGACGGGTAGTAACGGAAAGACCACCACGAAGGACATGGTGGCGAGCGTCATGGGACAGCGCTGGCGGGTGTTGAAGACGGAAAGCAATTTCAATAATCGGATCGGCGTGCCGCACACTCTCTTGAGGTTGACGGACCGGCATGAGGCCGCCGTCATCGAAATGGGCGTCGACAACATCGGGCAGACGACGCGCCTATGCGAAATCGCCCGCCCGACCATCGGCATCATCACGAATATTGGGCCGGATCACCTGGAGTTTTTCGGCAGCATGGAGGGATCGGCGCAGGCGAAGGCGGAATTGCTCGATCTGTTGCCGCCGGAGGGTACAGCCGTTCTGAACGCCGACGATCCGTATTTCGACTATTTGGCCGCGCGGGCCCGATGCCGCGTCCTGTCCTTCGGATATTCGTCCAAAGCGGATGTGCAGGCGCTCCAGGAAAAGTCCGACGGGTTCGATGGAACAGTGTTTCGGCTGCTCTTGCCAGGGAAGATGCGTCACACCATCGTCCGCATGAAGGTGCAGGGTTCGCATAATGTGGCGAATGCCTTGGCTGCCGCGGCGGTCGGAACGGTGCTCGGCCTGTCCGGCGCCGACATTGCGCAGGGCCTGTCGCGATTTCGTCCGGCGGCGATGCGGTCGCAGATGGTCATGAGCCAGGGAATCCGAGTGATCAACGATTGTTATAACGCGAATCCTGCCTCGATGAAGGCGGCCGTGCAGCTGCTGGCTCAATCGGGGGCTGGACGAAAGACCATTGCGGTGTTGGGCGATATGCTGGAACTCGGGCCGGGCGCGTTGCGCATGCACGAAGAGGTCGGCGCCTTTGTCGCGGAGCAGGGCATTTCGCACTTGATCGCATCCGGCACATTGGGGCGTGGGTTGGCAGAGGGCGCGCGCCGGGCCGGGATGGAGCCGGCCAGAGTGTTGGAAGTGGCGGATGCGGCCGCAGCCGCAGCCGCGACGAAAGCCATGGCGGCCGCCGGGGACGTGGTGCTCGTCAAGGCGTCGCGCGGGATGAAGATGGAGCAAGTCGTCAGCGCCTTGCAGGGCGTGAAGCGGGTTTCGACGAAGGCCTCGTAA
- a CDS encoding Cell division protein FtsI (Peptidoglycan synthetase) (MaGe:77309264) produces MTGSPSRGRRYALLLVMLCGFAVVLFRLVSLQVLQAAELTAKADRQHQKTVSLEGARGTVMDRHGKVLAMNMEVPSVFGIPTALESPAKTARSLSPVLQVRTDELEKKLRQDRSFVWLARKLDPEQGHRLERMPMEGIGLVMEGRRFYPKGPLLAHVLGFAGMDGEGLEGLERRYESQLHGEKRVVILQRDAMGRTVFPKGQAEQVPAAGHSLVMTIDEVIQYIAEKELEEAVAKARAKSGAVIVLDPQTGAVLALAVSPRFDPNAVASLTADRWRNRALTDAYEPGSTMKALVAAAALEEKVMKPGTMVNGENGRMTIANTVIHDHEKLGWMTFAQVIQKSSNIGAAKTGMALGDQRLYRYLQAFGFGQKTEIDLPGEVGGLVKHPKEWGRRSLASISMGQEIGVTPIQMVSAVAALANGGVLMKPYVVSEVRDAQGKMLRQVLPQVKRRVVSPETARAVTSILESVVTDGTGVKAAIPGFRVAGKTGTAQKIDPRTGAYSSTLFVGSFVGFVPADNPRLAMIVVIDEPQGESWGGTIAAPVFRRVGEQVLNYLGVSSNEPVKLAMAPHRR; encoded by the coding sequence GTGACTGGTTCGCCGTCACGGGGCCGGCGGTATGCGCTGCTGTTGGTGATGCTCTGCGGGTTTGCGGTGGTGCTGTTTCGATTGGTGAGTTTGCAGGTATTGCAGGCGGCGGAGCTTACGGCCAAGGCCGACCGTCAACATCAGAAGACGGTGTCCCTGGAGGGGGCTCGAGGGACTGTGATGGATCGTCACGGCAAAGTGCTCGCGATGAATATGGAAGTGCCTTCCGTGTTCGGCATTCCGACCGCTCTCGAAAGCCCTGCTAAAACGGCTCGTTCTCTCTCGCCCGTGCTGCAGGTCCGAACCGACGAATTGGAAAAGAAGCTCCGGCAGGATCGCAGTTTTGTGTGGCTCGCGAGAAAGCTGGATCCTGAGCAAGGGCATCGCCTTGAGCGTATGCCGATGGAGGGGATTGGGCTAGTGATGGAGGGGCGCCGATTTTACCCCAAGGGGCCGCTTCTGGCTCATGTGCTGGGATTTGCCGGGATGGATGGAGAAGGGCTTGAGGGGCTTGAGCGGCGGTATGAGTCGCAGCTCCATGGCGAGAAGCGAGTCGTGATTTTGCAGCGCGATGCCATGGGCCGGACGGTGTTTCCGAAAGGGCAGGCCGAGCAGGTTCCTGCCGCCGGTCATAGTCTGGTCATGACGATCGACGAAGTCATTCAGTACATCGCTGAAAAAGAATTGGAAGAGGCTGTTGCCAAAGCCCGTGCGAAGTCCGGCGCCGTCATTGTGCTCGACCCTCAGACCGGTGCAGTCCTTGCGCTGGCGGTCAGTCCTCGTTTCGATCCGAATGCGGTGGCTTCCCTGACGGCGGATCGCTGGCGGAATCGAGCGTTGACCGATGCTTACGAGCCTGGCTCGACGATGAAAGCGCTCGTCGCGGCGGCGGCGTTGGAAGAGAAAGTCATGAAGCCGGGCACCATGGTGAATGGTGAAAACGGACGGATGACGATTGCGAACACCGTCATCCATGACCACGAAAAACTTGGATGGATGACGTTTGCCCAGGTGATTCAGAAGTCGAGCAACATCGGTGCAGCCAAAACCGGGATGGCTCTGGGCGATCAGCGGTTGTATCGCTATCTGCAGGCCTTTGGGTTTGGGCAGAAGACGGAGATTGATCTTCCTGGGGAAGTCGGGGGGCTGGTCAAACATCCCAAAGAGTGGGGGCGTCGATCGCTGGCCTCGATTTCAATGGGGCAAGAAATCGGAGTGACGCCGATTCAGATGGTGTCCGCTGTGGCGGCCTTGGCGAACGGCGGGGTGTTGATGAAGCCGTATGTGGTGTCCGAGGTCCGCGATGCGCAGGGGAAAATGCTTCGGCAGGTTTTGCCGCAAGTCAAACGTCGAGTGGTGTCGCCCGAAACCGCGCGGGCGGTGACGTCGATCCTTGAAAGTGTGGTGACGGACGGGACCGGGGTAAAGGCGGCGATCCCTGGGTTCAGAGTGGCCGGAAAGACGGGCACGGCGCAGAAGATCGATCCGCGCACCGGCGCCTATTCGTCGACGTTGTTTGTTGGGTCGTTCGTCGGGTTTGTTCCTGCCGACAATCCCCGCTTGGCGATGATTGTGGTGATCGATGAGCCGCAAGGCGAATCCTGGGGCGGAACGATTGCCGCACCAGTTTTTCGCCGTGTCGGCGAGCAAGTGCTGAATTATCTCGGCGTCTCCTCGAATGAGCCAGTGAAGCTGGCGATGGCACCTCACCGCCGGTAG
- a CDS encoding UDP-N-acetylenolpyruvoylglucosamine reductase 2 (MaGe:77309256) — MAGQGRTDGQTGRRAIAQRRLDAAVEGIRGTVSFNAPLKEYTSFRIGGPADVLVEPADVEDVARLVRQTAAQKLPLFVVGGTNLLIRDKGIKGVVVNLGTLRAIREEPGAVLYAEGGVGMPTLIGYAIRHALAGLEWAAGIPGTVAGCVVMNAGTRLGEMKDAVKAVRLVNRKGEIVEIPASEIPFAYRRAALPAGVVVGVWMQLKAGVRAEVEKVVKDYLHYRRDTQPLALPSAGCVFKNPPKDSAGRVIDSAGLKGAQVGDAQVSDRHANFIVNQGQASAKDVLALIRKVRTAVAKKTGVKLELELKVVGRA; from the coding sequence ATGGCGGGGCAAGGACGGACAGATGGACAGACCGGCCGCCGGGCCATCGCTCAGCGTCGATTGGACGCTGCGGTCGAGGGGATTCGCGGGACCGTGTCGTTCAATGCGCCGCTCAAAGAGTACACGTCCTTCCGAATCGGGGGACCGGCCGATGTCTTGGTCGAACCGGCCGATGTCGAGGACGTGGCGCGGCTGGTCCGGCAAACGGCGGCTCAGAAGCTGCCGCTGTTTGTGGTGGGCGGGACGAATCTCCTCATTCGCGACAAGGGGATCAAAGGGGTGGTGGTCAATCTTGGAACGCTCCGCGCGATCAGGGAAGAGCCGGGAGCGGTGCTCTATGCCGAAGGAGGCGTGGGGATGCCGACGTTGATCGGATATGCCATCCGCCATGCGCTGGCCGGGCTCGAATGGGCCGCCGGTATTCCCGGCACGGTCGCGGGATGCGTCGTGATGAATGCGGGCACAAGGCTGGGTGAGATGAAAGATGCGGTGAAGGCCGTGCGGCTGGTGAATCGCAAGGGCGAGATTGTCGAGATTCCCGCGTCGGAGATTCCTTTCGCCTATCGCCGGGCGGCGTTGCCTGCCGGCGTGGTCGTGGGCGTATGGATGCAGCTGAAGGCGGGTGTGCGGGCGGAAGTCGAGAAAGTCGTGAAAGACTATCTGCACTACCGCCGTGATACGCAGCCGCTGGCGCTGCCGAGCGCCGGTTGTGTGTTCAAGAACCCCCCCAAGGATTCGGCGGGGCGCGTTATCGATTCGGCGGGGCTCAAAGGCGCCCAGGTCGGCGATGCGCAGGTCTCGGACAGGCATGCGAACTTTATTGTGAATCAAGGGCAGGCGAGTGCCAAGGATGTGCTGGCGCTGATTCGGAAAGTCCGGACGGCGGTGGCGAAAAAGACGGGCGTGAAACTGGAATTGGAACTCAAGGTGGTCGGACGGGCGTAA
- a CDS encoding UDP-N-acetylglucosamine--N-acetylmuramyl-(pentapeptide) pyrophosphoryl-undecaprenol N-acetylglucosamine transferase (MaGe:77309258): MTILIAAGGTGGHLYPAVALAREFQRHDPSTRIVFVGTAKGIETKVLAHEGFPLELITAKPVMGKGLGDALRGLCSVPASLWQSMRLISRYRADLVIGVGGYTSPAMVVAAALKRIARVILEPNAYPGMANIAVGSCAQRVFLGFASAAEKFAKDKVRLFGTPIRQPFLEVLDPSAPVSGTRPRLLIFGGSQGAKAINSAVVDGLAALAQKLPGLSITHQTGEADHARVVEAYRQAGVGAEQAQIAPFFYDMPAVLGAADLVVARAGAMTIAELTACGKPAILIPLPTAIYDHQMKNARAMEAAGGAVVLPQPELTGAQLAESIATLLQQPDRLRAMREKSRAMSRTDAAEKIVHECYALMGMNHDIHRTVGAAGV, translated from the coding sequence ATGACAATCCTCATTGCCGCAGGAGGCACGGGCGGACATCTGTATCCAGCGGTGGCATTGGCTCGGGAGTTTCAGCGGCACGATCCATCGACCAGGATCGTGTTTGTCGGTACGGCGAAAGGAATTGAAACCAAGGTGCTGGCGCATGAAGGGTTTCCACTCGAACTCATTACGGCGAAGCCGGTGATGGGAAAAGGATTGGGGGACGCATTGCGAGGGTTGTGTTCTGTGCCGGCCAGCCTCTGGCAGTCGATGCGGCTGATCTCCCGGTATCGGGCGGATCTCGTGATCGGCGTGGGCGGCTACACCAGCCCGGCGATGGTCGTGGCGGCGGCATTGAAGAGGATCGCTCGAGTCATTCTGGAGCCGAATGCCTATCCGGGTATGGCGAATATTGCGGTCGGCTCTTGTGCGCAACGTGTGTTCCTGGGGTTTGCTTCCGCCGCCGAGAAATTTGCGAAGGACAAAGTTCGCCTGTTCGGCACTCCGATCAGGCAGCCGTTTTTGGAGGTGCTCGACCCGTCTGCGCCGGTAAGCGGGACTCGGCCACGATTGTTGATTTTTGGCGGCAGCCAGGGCGCGAAGGCGATCAACAGCGCCGTCGTCGATGGATTGGCGGCATTGGCGCAGAAACTGCCTGGGCTTTCCATCACGCATCAAACCGGCGAGGCCGATCATGCGCGGGTGGTCGAGGCCTATCGGCAGGCGGGTGTTGGGGCTGAGCAGGCTCAGATCGCCCCGTTTTTCTACGACATGCCGGCGGTGTTGGGGGCGGCCGATCTCGTGGTGGCGCGCGCCGGAGCGATGACGATTGCGGAGCTGACGGCCTGCGGGAAGCCGGCCATTCTGATCCCGCTGCCGACGGCGATCTATGACCATCAAATGAAGAATGCGCGGGCGATGGAGGCGGCGGGCGGCGCGGTGGTGCTGCCGCAGCCGGAGTTGACCGGAGCGCAGCTGGCGGAGTCCATCGCCACGTTGTTGCAGCAGCCGGACCGTCTGCGCGCGATGCGGGAGAAGAGCCGGGCGATGAGTCGAACCGATGCGGCCGAGAAGATTGTCCACGAATGCTATGCGCTCATGGGGATGAATCATGACATCCACCGGACTGTTGGCGCGGCAGGAGTCTAA